The window CGGCGCCTCAACAAAGCCTAGTATAACGATTTAGCCCCGGAATGACTTGATCAATGCCGGCCGGAACCTTATAAATGCACTCACTGTGAATCAGGCGTTTTACCATAAATAAGAAGCTCTTTGCGGCTTTTTTGACAAATTTGAATAGGATACTGTGATGCGTAAATGGCAATGTGTGGTGTGCGGATACATTTATGATGAGGCGGAAGGCTGGCCCGAAGACGGTATCGCTCCCGGAACCCGCTGGGAAGATGTGCCGGAAGACTGGATTTGCCCGGACTGCGGCGTCGGCAAAGAAGACTTTGAAATGATTCAAATCGGTTAATTCGCTCTCCAAGCCGCTCAACTCTCTACTGGAAATATAAAAGGATACGTCATGCCGGATACTGCGCCCATCGTCATTATCGGAACCGGCCTCGCTGGCTATACGCTGGCCCGTGAGTTCCGCAAACTCAATAAAGACGCGCCGGTGCTGATGCTGACGGCGGACGACGGCCATTCATACTCCAAGCCGATGCTCTCCACTGGCTTCGCTAAGGCCAAAACCGCGGATCAACTGTCCATGGCGGACCCCGGCAAGATGGCGGAGCAATTGAATATCGACGTGCGTACGTTCGCCACGGTGACGGCGCTGGACCCGGAAGGACATCGTTTGTACATCGGGGAAGAGGCGCTGGAGTACAGCAAACTGGTGCTGGCCTGGGGCGCGGATCTGATTCATCTGAATATCCCCGGCTCTGGCGCAGGCAAGGTTTTCGCGGTGAATGACTTAATGGATTACCGTCGTATTCGGGATGCCCTGCAAGAGAAAAAGAGAGTGGCGATTCTCGGCGCCGGCTTGATTGGCTGTGAATTCGCCAACGACTTGCTGCAAGGCGGTTACGAGGTGGAGCTGATTGCGCCCTCCGATACCGCGTTGCCGGGCATGCTGCCGAAGGCCGCTGGCGATGCGGTGGTGAAAGGCCTGCAGGCTCAGGGCGCGGTATTCCATTTGGGACAAGTAGCGACAGCAGTGGAGGATACTGGCGACGGCGTGGCGCTGACGTTGGATAACGGCGTCAAGGTGCAGGCGGATATCGTGCTGTCAGCCGTCGGGCTCCGACCGCGTACGTCTCTCGCCAAGCATGCTGGCGTTCAGGTTAACCGAGGAATCGTCGTGGATCGGGAAATGCGCACCAGCGCGGCGGATGTTTATGCATTAGGCGATTGCG is drawn from Hahella sp. KA22 and contains these coding sequences:
- the rd gene encoding rubredoxin; this encodes MRKWQCVVCGYIYDEAEGWPEDGIAPGTRWEDVPEDWICPDCGVGKEDFEMIQIG
- a CDS encoding NAD(P)/FAD-dependent oxidoreductase; this translates as MPDTAPIVIIGTGLAGYTLAREFRKLNKDAPVLMLTADDGHSYSKPMLSTGFAKAKTADQLSMADPGKMAEQLNIDVRTFATVTALDPEGHRLYIGEEALEYSKLVLAWGADLIHLNIPGSGAGKVFAVNDLMDYRRIRDALQEKKRVAILGAGLIGCEFANDLLQGGYEVELIAPSDTALPGMLPKAAGDAVVKGLQAQGAVFHLGQVATAVEDTGDGVALTLDNGVKVQADIVLSAVGLRPRTSLAKHAGVQVNRGIVVDREMRTSAADVYALGDCAEVDGHVLLYVLPLMACAKALAKSLAGEPTRVSYGVMPVVVKTPACPVVVAPPPVGAEGDWQVEQSGDCDVKALFVNAKGALEGFALTGAHVMEKQKLAQQLGPIHND